A single genomic interval of Eurosta solidaginis isolate ZX-2024a chromosome 3, ASM4086904v1, whole genome shotgun sequence harbors:
- the ETH gene encoding uncharacterized protein ETH — translation MHSRLLLRILHGVLLVLAISTNHSEANESPGFFLKITKNIPRLGRRSDNYFLKNMKAVPRMGRSADESTRISDIPSLAKRMLMSPSAAAAAAERQYSLVQPVTSNTLIELLNTNAVATDNIKFIHWRDFDRALQMDTELYDKLISLGRKPDQRLKEDLNIDMSPEYTSSHNNNNDNMYYNKNIDDMYSPSLYYNQLK, via the exons ATGCATTCACGTTTGCTGCTAAGAATCTTGCACGGCGTCCTGCTCGTACTTGCTATATCAACAAATCATAGTGAGGCTAATGAAAGTCCTGGGTTTTTTCTCAAGATCACAAAAAATATACCACGCTTAGGACGCCGTTCggataattattttttaaaaaatatgaaagCAGTGCCACGTATGGGACGCAGTGCGGATGAG TCTACCAGAATCAGTGATATTCCATCGCTCGCAAAGCGTATGCTCATGAGTCCATCTGCAGCTGCAGCCGCTGCCGAACGTCAGTACAGTCTGGTGCAACCCGTCACATCAAACACTCTCATCGAATTGTTAAATACAAACGCTGTTGCAAcggataatataaaatttatacatTGGAGGGATTTTGATCGTGCTTTGCAAATGGACACCGAATTGTATGACAAACTTATTTCATTGGGTCGTAAGCCGGACCAACGTTTGAAAGAAGATCTTAATATTGATATGTCTCCGGAATATACCTCATCCCATAACAATAACAATGATAACATGTATTACAACAAAAATATCGACGATATGTATTCACCCAGCTTATATTACAACCAGTTGAAGTAG